The Rhodohalobacter sp. SW132 DNA segment ATTCCCACCTGTTTTTGATATCGAGTTCAGGAACCAGTTCACTCAACGGATCATCCAGTGAAAGCAATGCCTCTTCCACCAGGCTCAAAATACCAAGTGCAATAAAAGATTTAGTCACTGACCCAACTCTGTAGACGGTTTGTGGGCCGGCAGGCAATTCCATTTCAACGTTTGCAAATCCAACTGCACCCGATTTCAGAATACCATCGGAAGTTACAACGCTATAACCAATGGACGGAATATTGTAAGCGGTTGAAATGGAGTCAAGTTTTGCTTCAATTCGAATCAACTCCTGTTCAGAAACCTGTGCCGAAATTTGTTCAATTTCTACTATGAGAACAACAGGAAAAAGAATAAAAAAGTGAATAAATTGATTATTCATTAAACCCCTACAAGTTTAGTTTTGAAACGGCAGCGAATGCTCAGTACCCCTTGTGAGTCAAAGAAGCTCGATTCTAAAACTTAACTGTAATAATATTTCAAAGTGTTCATCTAGCCATTCAAAGAAAATTATTACAATACTGTAAAATCAGTCAGCATTTTTCTGTCTACTCCAATTTCAGATATATTAAATTGGATTATTATTCAAATTCGATTATATCCGCTCTTACAGTTAACCGTACTTTTGAATATACGATCAAGTTCAGGATATCTGTGTCATACCTAACATTGGCCAGTGCCAGTCTTTGGTTTGCAGCTGATCCATTTTCTGATTCATAATTCAACCAGAGATTTTCCAGCGCATCCGCATACATCTGGCCGCTGCCCGCCACCCGTGCTAAGGCAAATGATGTAGCCGTAAACCCTGTCGAATAACTCAATCCGAACACATAGGCTGACTCCGATTCACCGGTAACATTCGTTGCGGCTATTGAATAGTTGCCTTCGTTGAGGTTCACAATGGTTTGATTGGCGGATAAAAAAGCTCCTGAATTAGAACATCCCGTTAACATAACAGCCGCGAACAGTACGATAATATTTAACTTCTTCATGATATTCCCCCCGTTTATTATTGAATGTAAATAGTTACTGCAATTTATCTCTCTGTGTACAATGAATGTGTAATGAAATCACTATTCTGTATGACAGGAATTGTTGAAATACAGGCTGATTGAATCAAATATTTTTGGTTCTACAGGAAACATATTTTTACAGTAGCAAGTGTACTCACCAATAACTAAAGAATCATCCTTTGTACCGGACCATGATTACTATCTTATCATTCCATATGTGATCATAGTTTCGCTCTTTGTTAAATACCCTTTTTAAGCTTGAGCATTCTGGTCACCATATCCTGCTTAATAACAGGGTTCTCTTCCAGTTCGGATGTAAATCGTACATCCTCTGCCGAATAGAATGAATCAGGGGCATGTAATGCGATCAAACCGGCCAGTTCCTGCCAGCGACTTCGTTTAGCTATTGTAAAAATTATTTTAACCGGTCCCGATCTCCCAACACCATCAACAGCCACCACTCTGAAACCTGACTCTTTCAGTTTTTCGAAAAGAACTTCTGAATCCTTTAAAGGAATAATTCTGAACAGCTGGACACCCTTTTTCATCCGCTCTTCAATGAACATTCCGATATAAACACCCGAAGCAAAACCTCCCGCATAGGCGACGTAATTCAGCCAGTTATCCAGATTCTGAAAGATCTGTGCGATCACAATAATCCAGATCAATATCTCAATAAAGCCCAGAAGTGCAGATTCAAGTTTGTACCCCTTAGCTACAAACATTATTCGGATGGTGCCAATACTGACATCAATTATCCTTGCAAAGAATATAAAGACCGGTACAAATGCTGCTGGTAAAATTGAAAATTCAATCATATTTTATTGCCGATCATTTTATAATCCGGAATAACATACTGAGTCCACCGACTGTAATCATTTAGCAGGAGTATCAAATACTAATATAACATATACTCCTCTTACCATGTTAATTTTCTGAATCTGAGTTTTTACCTCACTGCAAATGGTTCGCCCGCTCGCACCCAATCTCAATTTCCCTCCTGGAATGAAAAACGATAGAATTATCTACTCAATCACTCATTGACACTCCAAAATCATATTTTTATAGGATATTTTATATTTCACGTTCATTAGAACCCTCACTGCATGCTGTAACGCTGTTCGACATTAGACGTAATCAATCGCATTCAATACTTATACGGATTTTCATGATTTGGGAGTCTCACAAATTATTTTCGTATTGAAGTTCTTGAATCAACAGTAGTGATTCCTTTATGTAAAGTCTCAAACAGATCCCACTATGAATCTGTATAAACCGTTTATCTTACATACAGATTAAGTAAATGGAACTGCTATGGACTCAAAAAATATACATATTAAAGTTAAATTGGATGTTCCTAAAAATACGATAGCATACCACTATTTGCGGGAACAATGGGAGAATGAAGGTGGGGCAATAGGTTGTAATTCTAGGGATGAGTGGATTCCGGCTGATCAAATCCCATTCCGGCCGGGAGAGTATTTTAAAGTATTAACTTGTCAAACAGATGTGATAAATGACGAGCTATTTCTACTCGCAGACATTGAACGGGTAACGGAATTAACTTCCGATCTTGTGCAACACTAACCTAAAACTGTTCCTGCAAAGTTGAATCGATTTTTATCACTCTGATTCGCCAATTTCCATCATTTTACGTTGAGTTTCTGTAAATACGGACTTGATATTAGCCTGAGATCCAAATGGTTAAGCTGCATAATCTATTTGATAACATATAAAAACTGGATAAAGCGGAATATAGATTAAAGTGCAGATTATGAAACTGTTGATTCTATATGCTACTACAGAAGGACACACCCGCACGATTTGTGAATTCCTACGTCATGAAGCTGAAAAAATAGGGTATACCGTAAAGCTAGACGATTTGACTATAAATCAACCATCCTCAGATGATTTCGACACCGTGATTATTGCAGGATCGGTTCATTTAGGAAAGTATCAAAACGCACTGCAGCATTACGTTCAGAAACACCACAAGCTGCTAAACGAAAAAAAGAGCCTTTTT contains these protein-coding regions:
- a CDS encoding DUF6567 family protein, producing MKKLNIIVLFAAVMLTGCSNSGAFLSANQTIVNLNEGNYSIAATNVTGESESAYVFGLSYSTGFTATSFALARVAGSGQMYADALENLWLNYESENGSAANQRLALANVRYDTDILNLIVYSKVRLTVRADIIEFE
- a CDS encoding DUF2179 domain-containing protein, with product MIEFSILPAAFVPVFIFFARIIDVSIGTIRIMFVAKGYKLESALLGFIEILIWIIVIAQIFQNLDNWLNYVAYAGGFASGVYIGMFIEERMKKGVQLFRIIPLKDSEVLFEKLKESGFRVVAVDGVGRSGPVKIIFTIAKRSRWQELAGLIALHAPDSFYSAEDVRFTSELEENPVIKQDMVTRMLKLKKGI